A window of Argopecten irradians isolate NY chromosome 1, Ai_NY, whole genome shotgun sequence contains these coding sequences:
- the LOC138306630 gene encoding uncharacterized protein, whose translation MMSQEIQQHTGEFCKVFFHYVPSLDFTEQFLTHIITGQVAKSYTPVNIAREVEKIFSGENRSFWTEIKLQDEVGFHELERLLLAKWFEFKKDAENAAWLEFLPMERRMYQISYNTKVSFKGVSMYGGALVSSNQFVSHWDTTPSNDGLLFPSTTFDYNKELIEIKRQESVQISFTQIEERIVFDHHKLSWYIYLGLKKVPKVYTDYNQLPKRALSIQQIDKKDFGNTSVICLNIPEKPYGESKLEIKQDIQTLLTMLRQFGFKLAFATIKEKRPREEDLARTLPFRTFELEYGWQCLLSCGFKVTDSLTSESIPILRKHRSALTPDVFQLMASKAENNQFFDFNTSFMECLQEVKSSWKTDDDETKEPHLTMCRRLVVTPSREIPMAKEPIVPNRVIRQYKHDYFIRVVFRDEDFTKLSGDGLTILSDRIRDFMDKGFTIGNRHYEFLACSNSQLRDHGVWFFSPYEGWTSEKIRNSIGDFKEERCVATYVSRMGLCFSATKDTFEVDDKNVAFIEDIKHESYCFTDGIGKISLSLAKKVAKTLKLDRVPSAFQIRYGGCKGVVALDPTLGDSNDILYISTSMKKFDSPSKHLEILDTTRPAQLYLNRQVITLMSGLGVPDHVFLDLQETMIFEMAEMLLYDNKAMKALNEVNLGIKYVDLRNAGVSFTTNVFFRSVLLTIYKNKLRELTRKARIEIPIEKGRIMMGTVDETGILEYGQVFVSYTKIGEVSSRDVDILKTEVVVTKNPCFHPGDLRKFQAVDVLELHHLVDCIVFPQNGPRPHPDEMSGSDLDGDKYFVC comes from the exons TGGAAAAGATCTTTTCTGGTGAAAACAGATCTTTCTGGACCGAAATTAAACTTCAAGATGAAGTTGGTTTCCATGAACTTGAAAGATTGCTTCTGGCAAAGTGGTTTGAATTCAAGAAAGACGCTGAAAATGCTGCTTGGCTCGAGTTTCTTCCTATGGAACGACGAATGTATCAGATTTCCTATAATACAAAGGTATCTTTTAAAGGCGTTAGCATGTATGGAGGTGCATTGGTATCTTCGAATCAGTTCGTTTCCCATTGGGATACTACACCATCTAATGATGGCCTCCTATTTCCCTCAACTACATTCGACTACAATAAGGAACTTATTGAAATCAAAAGACAAGAAAGTGTGCAAATATCATTCACCCAGATCGAAGAGAGAATAGTTTTTGATCACCACAAACTTTCTTGGTATATTTACTTAGGATTGAAAAAAGTTCCAAAAGTTTATACAGATTACAACCAATTACCCAAACGAGCTTTGTCCATTCAACAAATCGACAAAAAAGACTTTGGAAATACTTCCGTTATTTGTTTGAACATTCCAGAGAAACCATATGGTGAATCTAAATTAGAAATCAAGCAAGATATTCAGACACTACTGACAATGTTAAGGCAGTTTGGATTTAAACTAGCCTTCGCTACAATTAAAGAGAAAAGACCACGAGAAGAGGATCTCGCAAGGACACTTCCCTTCCGTACGTTTGAACTTGAGTACGGATGGCAGTGCCTTCTCTCTTGTGGTTTTAAAGTCACAGACTCTCTTACATCAGAGTCGATCCCAATACTACGGAAACATCGTTCTGCTCTAACTCCAGACGTTTTCCAATTGATGGCAAGCAAAGCTGAGAATAATCAATTCTTTGATTTCAACACTTCATTTATGGAGTGTCTACAAGAGGTTAAAAGCTCGTGGAAGACTGATGATGACGAAACTAAGGAGCCTCATCTGACAATGTGCCGTAGACTTGTCGTGACCCCAAGCCGCGAAATTCCTATGGCAAAGGAACCGATAGTTCCAAACAGAGTCATTCGTCAATACAAACATGACTACTTCATAAGAGTAGTATTCCGAGATGAAGATTTTACGAAGCTGAGTGGCGACGGATTGACCATACTATCCGACAGGATACGTGACTTCATGGATAAAGGATTTACGATTGGAAATAGACATTATGAGTTTCTGGCCTGTTCTAATAGCCAGTTGAGGGATCATGGAGTGTGGTTTTTTTCTCCGTATGAAGGTTGGACGTCAGAAAAGATAAGAAATTCCATCGGCGATTTCAAAGAGGAACGGTGTGTCGCAACATATGTATCCCGAATGGGCCTATGCTTCTCTGCTACGAAAGACACATTTGAAGTCGACGATAAGAATGTAGCTTTCATTGAGGATATCAAACACGAATCTTACTGTTTCACTGATGGAATCGGCAAGATATCCTTATCTCTGGCGAAAAAg GTAGCGAAGACGTTAAAGCTGGACAGAGTACCCTCAGCATTTCAGATCCGTTACGGTGGATGTAAGGGCGTGGTAGCGCTAGACCCAACACTCGGGGACAGtaatgatatcttatatattagcACCAGTATGAAGAAATTCGATTCTCCGTCAAAGCACCTGGAAATTCTGGACACTACACGGCCAg CTCAACTATATCTTAACAGGCAAGTGATCACTCTAATGTCGGGACTTGGGGTGCCAGATCACGTATTCCTCGACCTGCAAGAGACAATGATTTTTGAAATGGCTGAAATGTTATTGTATGACAATAAAGCTATGAAAGCACTGAATGAG GTAAACCTAGGAATAAAATACGTTGATTTGAGGAACGCTGGTGTATCTTTCACAACCAATGTTTTCTTCAGATCGGTGTTGTTGacaatttacaaaaacaaactGAGGGAATTGACTCGGAAAGCTAGGATTGAGATACCGATTGAAAAAGGGAGAATAATGATGGGGACAGTGGATGAAACAGGGATCTTGGAATACGGCCAAGTGTTCGTATCTTACACGAAGATTGGTGAAGTGTCCAGCAGAGATGTTGATATACTAAAAACCGAAGTCGTAGTCACCAAAAACCCTTGTTTTCACCCTGGTGACCTGCGCAAATTTCAGGCTGTTGATGTACTCGAGCTCCATCACCTTGTGGACTGTATTGTTTTTCCTCAAAATGGACCTCGTCCGCATCCAGATGAAATGTCAGGATCAGACTTGGATGGGGATAAGTACTTCGTTTGCTAG